A stretch of the Haloarcula ordinaria genome encodes the following:
- the hisD gene encoding histidinol dehydrogenase → MNVRTVADLTPDERAGLFDRDAGVEAVRDDVRDIVEAVREEGDVALRRFAAEFDDVEVGNVDITDAAERAAEQVDDDVLAAIEAAAENIREFHERQVPEDWRADFDGRELGRRFRPLESAGVYAPGGTAAYPSSALMGVIPAKVAGVDHVAVATPPADPVNPVTLAAIHVAGADAVYQVGGAQAIGALAYGTETVTATDIVVGPGNRWVTAAKAEVRGDVAIDFLAGPSEIMVVADETADPAFVAADMVAQAEHDENASVVTVTDDEALAEAVVAEIESQAEDREREAVIRAALDNDASGVFHARSMSEGVLFAEEYAAEHLSIQAEDDEALLERIPTAGSAFLGPYSPVAAGDYAAGTNHVLPTGGSARVTGGLSVDTFVRSTTVQRLSKDSLGDLSETITTLAEAEGLEAHAESVRKRSED, encoded by the coding sequence ATGAACGTACGTACCGTGGCCGACCTCACTCCGGACGAGCGGGCGGGGCTCTTCGACCGCGACGCCGGGGTCGAGGCGGTCCGCGACGACGTCCGCGACATCGTCGAGGCGGTCCGCGAGGAGGGCGACGTGGCGCTGCGGCGCTTCGCCGCGGAGTTCGACGACGTCGAAGTCGGAAACGTCGACATCACCGACGCGGCCGAGCGGGCCGCCGAGCAGGTAGACGACGACGTCCTGGCCGCCATCGAGGCCGCCGCCGAGAACATCCGCGAGTTCCACGAACGGCAGGTCCCCGAGGACTGGCGGGCGGACTTCGACGGCCGCGAGCTCGGACGTCGGTTCCGTCCGCTCGAGAGCGCCGGCGTCTACGCGCCCGGCGGCACGGCGGCCTACCCGTCCAGCGCCCTCATGGGCGTCATCCCCGCGAAAGTCGCCGGCGTCGACCACGTCGCCGTCGCGACGCCCCCGGCCGACCCGGTCAACCCCGTCACGCTCGCGGCTATCCACGTCGCCGGTGCCGACGCCGTCTACCAGGTCGGCGGGGCACAGGCCATCGGCGCGCTGGCCTACGGCACCGAGACGGTCACCGCGACGGACATCGTCGTGGGGCCCGGCAACCGCTGGGTCACCGCCGCGAAGGCCGAGGTGCGGGGCGACGTCGCCATCGACTTCCTCGCCGGCCCCTCCGAGATAATGGTCGTCGCCGACGAGACGGCCGACCCCGCGTTCGTCGCCGCCGACATGGTCGCACAGGCTGAGCACGACGAGAACGCCTCCGTGGTGACGGTGACGGACGACGAGGCGCTCGCCGAGGCTGTCGTGGCTGAAATCGAGTCCCAGGCCGAGGACCGAGAACGTGAGGCGGTCATCCGCGCCGCACTCGACAACGACGCGTCGGGCGTGTTCCACGCGCGTTCGATGAGCGAGGGCGTCCTCTTCGCCGAGGAGTACGCAGCCGAACACCTCTCCATCCAGGCCGAGGACGACGAGGCCCTGCTGGAGCGAATCCCGACGGCCGGGTCCGCCTTCCTCGGCCCGTACAGCCCCGTCGCCGCCGGCGACTACGCCGCCGGGACGAACCACGTCCTCCCGACCGGCGGCTCGGCTCGCGTCACCGGCGGCCTCTCCGTGGACACGTTCGTCCGCTCGACGACGGTCCAGCGCCTCTCGAAGGACTCGCTCGGGGACCTCTCGGAGACGATTACGACGCTCGCCGAGGCAGAGGGGCTGGAGGCACACGCCGAGAGCGTCCGGAAGCGCTCCGAGGACTGA
- a CDS encoding HesB/IscA family protein produces MSSTADDGKPEPGGTNVTVSEEAAVEALELMESEGMDTDVSGLRLYVQQGGCAGLSYGMRFEHEPEENDNVFERNGLRVFVDGASIDYIEGSVLDYEGGLQGAGFHVENPNVVSECGCGESFRT; encoded by the coding sequence ATGAGCAGCACCGCCGACGACGGCAAGCCGGAACCTGGCGGGACGAACGTGACTGTCAGCGAGGAGGCCGCGGTCGAGGCGCTCGAACTGATGGAGAGCGAGGGAATGGATACCGACGTCTCCGGTCTCCGGCTGTACGTCCAGCAGGGCGGTTGTGCCGGCCTCTCCTACGGGATGCGCTTCGAACACGAACCGGAGGAGAACGACAACGTCTTCGAGCGGAACGGACTCCGCGTGTTCGTCGACGGCGCGAGTATCGACTACATCGAAGGGTCGGTGCTCGACTACGAGGGCGGCCTCCAGGGCGCTGGCTTCCACGTCGAGAACCCGAACGTCGTCAGCGAGTGTGGCTGTGGCGAGTCGTTCCGGACCTGA